GTTCTACCTCCACTTTGTCCCAACACACGGCACAGGACATGGGCTTTCATACCCCTTGATGGTCCATCATGGCTGAAGGCCATCCAGGGACCTCAGCTTCCAGACATTTTCAGGTCTAGTAGCTAATGGGATCCTCCAAAGAAAAATTGCAGATTCATTCTCTGGGATAAAAGGAATGTAAGAGGGTCCAAGTGGACAGAAGCAGTGTCGGCTACAGGTGGGCTTGGGAGGGAAAAGATCATGAGCTCACTGGATGTGTTAACATCATAAGTGAGGCCTTTCTGTGACCATCTCCTTCAACCTATCACTGGGGCCATGGGTGACCCAGCTCCTGGGTGGGACACCAGACAGTTCTCACTGCTGTAGCTGGACTCTCGGATTAAGCAGTCAAGAGTCTTATGCTTTGTCTCTTTGTGTTTCTGCTGTGCTTCCTCTTGCTCTGCCACCCctgacccctcccccccaactgtTGATTCTCGGTCCAGTCACAGACAAGTTCACGGAGAGTGTCTATGTCCTGGCCAACGAGCCGTCGGTGGCCCTGTACCGGCTGCAGGAACATGTGCGTCGCTCTCTGCCCGAGCTGGCTCAGCATAAGGTGAGCCCCACTTACCCTTGCCACTGACCTCCCCCAGAGTCCTCACTTGAGCTGGGGCCTGCTATGTGGAGCAGAGGCTGTCAGGGGAGGAGGCAAGGCTGGGACACTGGCAAGGAGGCACGAGGTCACTGAGGTTGGGGCCATGGGTGAACAGATTTGGAGGAAGGGGACAGCAAAATATGCATTAGTTGTGACATGTGTGATGAGAAGGAGGCAGCTGCATGTGGACCTGAGGGAAAGATGTGCCAgtcagagggaacagccagtgcaaagacCCTGGAGCATGGTAGCCAGGTGTTCACAGAAAGCCCAgattggtgggggaggggatttGTAGGAGGAAAGACCAGGATGGAGGGGGCTGATCTCTGTGGCCATGGTGATAGGTGATGAGGTGCTCCATCCCAGAGAATAGGGAGGATGAAAGTGGCAGCCATCTTGATAATAGCTTCCTATCCCCCACAGGCCGACATGCAGCGATGGGAGGAACAGAGCCAGGGAGCCATTTACACAGTGGAGTATGCCTGCAGGTGAGCACTGCAGTCTCCCCATTGGGTTGTCCCATTATGCGCTGGAGGTCACCTCATGGGCATTCAGGGGCATCTCAGCCAGCTGCCCAGTGAATCTTGCCCTGTTGAATGCACCTGAGATGAGGCATGTGGATCTCAACTTAGTTGGCCACACAACAGGTTCCTACTCGGCCTGTGCTTCTCACCATTTGCCTAAACCCCGTGTGCCTCAGGCAGGCTTCTTCCAGGAGCTGAGCCCCTCCATATGTGTCATAGGAGGGGCTCATAGTGGTTTCAGGGAGGTGCCACCTGGGCGGAGCCAGTGCCGTGCCTCAAGGCACATTTCCTTCCCACAGCCAGGACCACAGACTGGCCAGTGGGGTACGGAGAGggccaaaacacaaaacacaaacacaaacactggCCAGTGGGGTACGGAGAGggctgtttattttaaaatctttatttctggggcagcccaggtggctcagcggtttagcgcctgcctttggcccagggcgtgatcctggagacccaggatcgagtcccacgtcgggctcccggtgcatggagcctgcttctccctctgcctgtgtctctgcctctctctctctctgtgactatcataaataaataaaaacaaaaacaaaaacaaaaaatttaaaatctttatttctttccaattttttaaaaatttaagtggattccacacccagtgtagggcttgaactcatgaccccaagatcaagagccacaagCTCCACTGAGGGAGTGAGTAAGATgcccttccaatttttttttattgcacaacatacacataaaaattatcaccttaaccatttttaaatgtacagttcaggtattaaatacattcataatgctATGCagccatccccaccatccatttccagaatttttttcatcttgcaaatctgaAGCTCTCCCTGTTAAACACTAAATCCACATCCCCTCTCTCTTAGCCCTTGGCATCCACCATTCTGTTTCCTATTTATGAATCTGGCCATTCTAGGGAACTCACATAGAGTCTTATGGTACTTATCTTTTGTGTCCATCTGCTGTCTCTCCACATACTGTCCTCCGCATCTACCCATGTGGCAGCaggtgtcagaatgtccttcctcttTAAAGTCGGGTGGCATCCCATTGTATAGAAGCACTACAGGGTATGCATCTGTCAGTGGACGTTTGGGTTGCTTGCATGCTTTAGCTACAAtggataatgctgctgtgaatgtgGGTGGACCACttattcttattttgtgtttAGCTTTATCTAAGTCTTcaactacccccccccccgcccccaaggaaAAGATATATGAGAGTAAAAAGCAGTAGTCAGTGTTTCTTTTCATCATTGTACCTTTGCTGGTCTTGCCTCCCGCTCTTCTTTTGGTTCCCCTGACTATACTTAATGCCCTGGCTTGTTCTGTTTGCTTCGGGAATTTGGCAGTTTTATTTAGAACTGCTGTTTGCCCTTTGTGCTGGCTAAGTCGTTTTGGTGGAGGCTAGACACCCCAGCAGTTCTCATCTGTGGCACTGTGGGCTTCGCCTGCCTGTTTCTGTTGTGTGGGCGAAGGTTCCTTGGCAGGAAGTCCTGCTGCTAGGGGCACCGAGCTGAGTGTTCTGCTGTCAGCAGCCTGGGCCCTTCCGCTGGGATAGACGGCAATCCAGACAGATGGTGTCTTCTTGAATATGGTGGCCTCAAACACCCTCCGTATCAGCTCAAGgaagagtagaaaagaaatagaagagggcgcctgggggctcagttgtttgagcatctgccttcggctcaggtcatgatctcagggtcctgagacagagccccGAGCCaagcatcgggctctctgctcagtggggcgtcttcTCCTCCCACTCCTACTGCCCTTGCTTAtgttctctgtgaaataaataaaatcttttaaacaagagagagaggaaatagagGAGTTTCTCCCTTACATCTGTCAGACAGCTCCTGGACAGCTGCGAGCTCACTATCAAGGCCCAGGTTAAAGGAAGAACATGTCAGAGTCTATACTTTCTCCTGGTTCCGCTAAGCTGCCCCATCTAGTGCAGGAGTCTGGGCTATGGATGACTGTTCACACTTAAATTTTAatgcattaaaatgaaataaaagattcaGCTCCTCTGTCTCACTAACCAGATTTCAAGTGTTTAGCAGCCAATTCAGTGGATAAAGAATGTGCCTGTCATGTTCCAGAAAGTTCCACTGGGCCATGCTGAGCTAGGGAGGAGGCCAGTGTATTCTGAGTGCTTCTCTTGAGGGAAATATGAATTTCTCTATGCTAAGAGACCAGGTTTCCTTTACGGACATGAAAGAGCCCTTATCTTTTAGTTGTTCAAAATGTTTTACTCAGTGTTAATGGTGTAAAATGTAAAGATATTAAATTAGGGTAAACTATTCAATAGGGAACTTATAATAGCAAGCTTTTTATCAAGGTGGGCAAACACTAGAAAAGCTGGCTGTATTTGGTGGTGCTAAGATGAGCAAGCTAACAGAGCAGGTGACAGCCAAGGCTCctttgcacccccacccccgctttgCTCTCCTGGCCATTTTCCAGCAAGACCCTGGTTGATAATAAACGGGAgtgatttctttgtctttgatagaaagattttaaagtgacacttttatttttactgcagATGTTACACAGGTGACTCACTGGCATTAGCAAGGCCCTGAGtggcttagtaaatattttcctgTAGTGCCTTTGGAAGGgactttgtttgttttaaagattttattgatttatttgacagagagcataaacaggggacgtagcagggagagggagaagcaggcccctcacagagcagggagcctgacacagggcttatctcaggatcctgggatcatgacccaagccaaaggcagacgcctaaccaactgagccacccaggtgctcctgcaaGGGACATTTTCATTAAGACATTCATCAGTGTGGCACCAACACGAGGTTAGCACAGCTTTGCACTGGTGCCCCCCTAATTGGTGGTGAATTATTCTAGTTCCCTCTAAACTCACCTCCAGAGCTTTTCATAGTTTAGTTGATAGGCTTCCTTCAGAGGCCGGAATaggttatctattttttttttttttaagattttattcacccattcatgagagatacagagagagagagaaagacacaggcagagggagaagcaggctccacgcagggagcccaatgcaagacgtgatcctgggatcccaggatcatgccccaggctgaaggcaggtgctaaaccgctgagctatccagggattCCCAGGAATAGGTTATCTAAAAGGACAGCAAGATGTCTTTGAAGCCATCTTTACATGCTCATAGCTTCTTCAAAACATTAGGTGGTCTAGCAGCAGGGACGTAAGAGTTgcatctaggggtgcctggctggctcagaaggaacatgtgactcttgatctctgggctgtgggttcaagccccatgttgggtgaagGGATTACTTAAgtggataaataataaaaactttaaaaaaagttgcaTCTGGCCATCATGTGCTCTGTTGGTTGGATGTCATCTGGGCATGGCAGGGAGATATAAACTTTAAGCCCACGATGAGCCCTTAGGGAAGACCACAGAATCCCCAAGGTACCTGCTGAGCACTGAGTCCCCACCAGCCTCCAATTGGAAGGATACACCAGCAGACCTGGGAGGGGGAGGGTAAAGCAGCAGTGACACTGACTGGGTCCATCCTCCAATTTCAGCGCTGTGAAGAATCTTGTCGACAGCAGCATCTACTTCCGCAGTGTGGAAGGTCTCCTCAAACAGGCCATCAGCATCCGGGACCACATGAACGCTGCCGCCCAGGGCCACAGGTAGCTCCAGGGACCACCCGCTCCTGCTGCTCTCATCCTCTTCACTGTAAGGAACTTTGCTGCTCAGCCAGGAACTGCTTCTTCTCACTCCTTAGCCCCCTTTCCTCATCTCATCGTGTCTCGTGACTTCCTCTCGTCCTTTGGCATCTGTAGTGGGAGAGCTCAGCCACTCAGCACCTAGTCCTGAGTTCTGCTGTGTGCCCGGCCCTGGGCTGGGTACTGGGGACATAACAGTGATCAACACACGTGTGCTCATAGTCTCACAGGGAGGCACACAGCAATCAGGTAAACATGAAACAGATTGCTCATCTTGAGATGtatgaaggaagagaagggggatgggggcctctctgaggaggtgggaGCAGAGGCCTGGACATCATGCAGACAGAGATGACCCAAGGAGGGTATTCCAGATTGGACAGTGGTAAGGGCAGAGCGCCCTGGGCTGGTGCTCTGGGAGTGTTGGAGGAACATCTAGGAGGCAGGTGTGACTGGAGCTAGTGAGCAAGAGGGAGACAGCGAGGGGGGAAGGGGCCTTGCTGGCagcaaggaaggaggaaggccCCTGGAGCTGAAGGATGCTTCCAACCAAGGGCCAGATGGTCAAAAATGAAAAGCACTTACAGTCCTTGCACATGGGGGAGagaggttttgttttcattttcattataatgtAATAAACATGCATTTAAACACACGTGCACATGCCATAAGTTTTAACTCTACTTTGAGACATGTCTGGCTCCTGCAGTATGGTGTTCTGGGATGCCTGTCCCCCACCagacatttagaaagaaaaaagatctgtATTGCTGTTTCTGAAAAATGAGACACAAgaattatcaaaaacaaaaaggccTCGTGAATATGTGAGAAGGAACATGCAACTGTCTTCTCCATGAAGGTGGCGTGATGTGGGTTTATCTGGGTCTGTTCTGCTGCAGGTCAGTGATCCCCATCCGGACTATAATTTACTGTGTAGCATCATGCACAGTGTCGTGGACGCAGTAGAGCTGCAAAAAGCTATCGCTTTGACTTAATTCATGGTGTCCCAAGTGCTTTCAAATGCCCTGCCAAGCCTACCCTTGTGAAACACACGTGCTTCTGAAAGAGGCGTGAGGTGTGGCTACCACTTCTCTGTGCAAGTCCTGTGGGTTTGAAGTGCCCGGGAGACTGCACAAGTCCTCACCATGACCTCTGAAGTGGGTGGCCGGTCCCTCTTTTTACAGAGGATACCTGGAAGGCCGAGGCCAGGGGTTTTAGGGGACCAGAGGGTGACCCAGTCCTGTCTCCAGCCTAACCGAGCAGGCCCGATGGCCTCTGACCTTGGCCTCAAGAACGCTGCACTGTCTTGTTCCAGCCCTGAGGaaccacccccgccctcctcagCATGATCCCAGAAGAGACTTGGAGGTGCTTTGGcccctctggctcaggtcagtgCCGAGTGTGGTTGTGAGCCTCTATATGTTGTGCTC
This window of the Canis lupus dingo isolate Sandy chromosome 20, ASM325472v2, whole genome shotgun sequence genome carries:
- the BORCS8 gene encoding BLOC-1-related complex subunit 8; its protein translation is MEEPEMQLKGKKVTDKFTESVYVLANEPSVALYRLQEHVRRSLPELAQHKADMQRWEEQSQGAIYTVEYACSAVKNLVDSSIYFRSVEGLLKQAISIRDHMNAAAQGHSPEEPPPPSSA